The following is a genomic window from Nitrosomonas communis.
AGATATTGTGTCTTCGTTTGCAGAAAGCTCTAACACAATGTGATCAATGGGGCATCAACTAAGCTGCGCTCCGTTGCCGCCCATTTCCGCTAGAGTTATCTTTATTTCTAAAAACAAATATTCATCATCTCACCATCTGGTTTGAGTCGCAAGGCGACGATTCCACTCTAAGTGGGAAGCGGCGGTTAATATGATAGAAGCGCACCTGCTATGATTGGCTGTATTGCTGGTATCCTGCCCTTCACCGTAGTTTAGGGTTTGGCTGGTTTTTGCTTCCTACCGTCACGCCGATTTTATCAGAGCGATTCAACCTATCATTCTGTCATGTGAAGCTTCCCAATAGCTGATCCAGTTACAAGCAATTTTCATGCCATCAAAGTTATGACATTTTTTCCTGGCACACCTGCTCCTGGGTATATCTACCCCCGTAACTGGACAACCTGAAAGAAAGTTCAGCTCTGATATGTATAGTTAAACAGGTTCAGGCAACCCGATCAATTCTTGGATCACTATAGTAGATTTCATCAGGCGTAAGACGGTCAAGGCTTTGATGAAATCGTTCTTGATTGTACCATTCAAACCATGTGGATAAATTCTGCTTTATCTCCTTCAGATTATTGAATTCTCTGGTATATAAAAGCTCATACTTAACTGTCCGCCAAAGTCGTTCAACAAAAATGTTGTCATAGTAGCACCCCTTGCCATCCATGCTGATCTGAATATGATGATCTTTTAGTATGGAGGTAAATGCTTCGCTGGTAAACTGTACGCCCTGGTCGGTATTCATGATCTGTGGACAGCCATAATCCTGGATGGCTGCCTCCAGCGCCTGAGTACAAAAGTCAGTATCCAAGGTATTGGACAAGCGCCAGCTCAACACCTTACGCGAATGCCAGTCGATGATGGCAACCAGATAGCCAAAGCCTTTCTCCATGGGGACATAGGTTATGTCGGCAGCCCAAACCTGATTGGGTTTATTAATGACAAGTTCTCTAAGCAGATAAGGATAGACCTTATGCTGTTTGCTTGAGATGCTGGTCCTGGGTTTTGGAGCTATGCTGACAATACCGAGTGTCTTCATTAAGGAAGAGGCTTTCTTGCGCCCTAACATGATTCCCTGGCGCTGAAACCAGGTAGCATAACTGCGTGAGCCATATTGTGGCGTCTTTAAGTACTGTTCATCCATCATGCGCAGCAGAACCAGATCAGCATTACTGATTGGTTGCGGTTGATAATAATAAATTGAGCGCGCCAGATCCAGCAGCTGACATTGACGAGTTTGACTAAGTTTGCCATGGGGCTCAATCATCTCTTTGCGTTCTACAAGACTTAATGATTGAGCTTTCTTGCTAAAAAATCGCGTTCTACCGCCAATTGACCAATAACCCGGTGCAGGTCATCTGTTGTAGGCTGCTCCTTATTGGCGGCAGTATTATTTTTACAAAACAGCTCGGCAGCTTGCTCAATGAGTTGCCGTTTCCAGCTATTGATCTGCGTGGGATGTACATTATAACGCGCTGCTAATTGGGGGACAGTTTCATCACCACGTATCGCTGCCAGCGCTAGTTTTGCTTTGAATTCGCTCGAATATTGTATGCGCTTTTTACTCATTGTTATTAAGCGCCTTTTTAATTCTGCCAGAGCTTAACAACCTGTACAGTTTTTGGGTACCACTTCACTTGATGCACTGCGGCAGACTATTCTCGAATGGCAATAAGTGCTTTTTTGCTTCCTTGATAATAACTCATCCTGTATTCAAGCTTTAATTTTAGGCTTATGTGTGCTTGCGCACAGATAAAACCAGATTCGAAGAGTACGATAAAATCGTTCTTCGTGTTATCAAAGCGGAGAGAAAGAACCCAAGCGCATCATGGGGGATTTTTGAACTTACCGAATAGGAGGGTATTATGCCTTCAAATAAAGGAAAGGATGAGGACAATAAGGGTACCAGCCAGCGTGGTTTTGCTTCCATGGACGAAGAAAAGCAACGTGAAATTGCGAGCAAGGGCGGTCATGCAGCTCACGAGAAGGGTACTGCGCATGAGTTTACTTCGGAGGAAGCACGCGAAGCGGGTAGGAAAGGAGGTCATGCGGCTCATGAAAAGGGTACAGCTCATGAGTTTACTTCTGAAGAGGCGCGCGAAGCAGGCAGGAAAGGAGGCCATGCAGCTCATGAAAAAGGTACAGCCCATGAATTTAGCTCGGAAGAAGCGCGTGAAGCAGGCCGCAAAGGTGGACATTCACGTGGTAAAGGCGACTCCGAGGATGAAGATAAATCATCTTCCTCTACTCGTGGCGGCACATCTGAGCAGCATGCGGAAGCAGGCAGGCAAAGCCATAAAAATCGCTAATCAGTAATGATAACAACGAGCAGATTCGTTTGCTCGTTGTCTTTGTGCCAGCGTATTGGTTATTTACTTGATCGGTATTTGCCCAATTAATGATTTTTTTCTAGATTAAATCGGTTGGTTTGCTGTTGCATAATGAGGCAAAGAGTCTGGATTTATTTGGCTTGTCGTTGCGCTTCTTTTTCATCACCAAGATGAGGAATATGTTCATGGTCTTTAAGATGGGTAGCTCCGACCAAAAATCTTTTCGTTCGTTGACGTATTCACAGTCTATATCGCACCTAAGGTTAATTTCTAGTTGCTCTTGTGTGCCTTCACCGTCTTACACACCGTCTTACATTGAAATTCTGAAGTAGCGCGTCCAGGAAAATACCCGCATCAACTTTTTCCCGTTGGGGTACATGCACTTCGTGCTTTCACACAGCAAGTTGTACGTGCGCCATTCTGTCAGATTTTCTATCATGAATGGCGTATGTCGCTTGCTCGCATCCTTGTTTCATTTTAAAGAGACCAACTCGCACCCGAAATTGTTGCCATAGAGCAACCTAGGAAAAGGCCGTTTTCCATCACAGGATTGCAGGCAATTTGGTCGCTTGACAGTAAATGTGCACCGTAATGATGCAGTACCACCGTAATGATGCAGTACTTGTTTTAATCATCTTTCCTTGCCCATATCTTTTTATGGGGTGGGGTATTTTGTCTTTTATCTATGTTCTTTCATAGTAAATCGAAACTGACTTTGTCGGTTTCACCTTGCCGTATGATTGATACTGTCTGCGGTTCGTCTTCGCGTCATTTTTGATTTGGAAATGGAATTACTCCGCGCATGAATTTCAATATGTCTTACATAAAAGTGGAAGAATGATATTATCTATTCCGTTCCCACGTTATACATTTTCAATATTGCCATTCTAAAGAAATATGCGTAGAATCTTCGCAACCCTACCTAGTTTAGGGTTTTCAAGAACAAAGAGTAATTTTCAAAAGGAGAAAGAAGATATGGAAGAAAATAGAAGAGTAGATGAGGCTGGTTTGTTTAAAGTAGTTGCAGGTGCAACCATTGGTCTCATAATTGTAGGGCTAATCGTATGGTTTACTGGAGCGGGCGGCAAATACTAATTAATCGCGTTTGGGAAAATACTCTATTTTTCCTAATCATCTCTTGGCGCATTTGTTGATTAGTATAAAGGTCAAGAAAGGTCTAATTGAACGCGTTATATTGGCTAGAAGTCGATGGTGGTATGACACGACTTCTAGCTACGTTAATCTGCTTACCTCTTCTAATTTCCACATAGATCAGTATCGATCATAATTTCTTATTAATAGTAATTTCTTAGCAGCCATTTGCGAGACACCTCTAATACTCATTAACCGCCTCAGAAGAGGCATCATAAAAAACAAGATGTGCATCTATCAACTTTATGACAAAGGTGCGACGGTAAACGATCTGCTTAGCTCTATCCATTATTTTTTACATAATAATCAATTTTGAGTCGCCGCTACCTTTAATTTGCGCGATCACCGACCTGCAAACAAGATTTTTTTGGCGTAAGTAAGGCAGTGACTCATCGATCTGCTGTGTGGCTGCCTAATTTCTCCTGAAGGCTGGATGACACGTGCGATCAATACCCTTGTCCGGGTCATCGCCAGACAATCTATTTCCAAATCCTGGAACGCAGCAGTGTGTGAAGGCTATGGCTGGCGCGCCTTGTTTGAGGCGATCAGTAATGCTTGCTGGTGAGCCATTCAATCTAGTCATCCACGATACGCTGGTTTCACGCTCATCGGTTCTACATCAATCCAAAAGGACGAGATACATTACATATCTTTGTATACTTTATTGGCGAAATTATTATGCACAAATTGGTATCTACACATATTTTAATCCACTTTGAGCGATAGATTGCTATCCCCACTAAATATTGATATTAACAATAAAAGGGTAAGGCGCATCGGGTTAACAGTAACTTATTGGAATTATTATCATAAAATAAAATTCTGTTTTGTTAGCAATTGAATATTGTTATAATAACCATAATGTCTGGTGGGCTTATTCAGCCCATTTTTTATTTGTGGCTAAGCTATGACCTTATATGAATTACTAGATCCGATTTTAGCGGGAATGGGTTATGAATTGATAGATGTGGAGCAATCAGCATCTGGTAGATTGTTAAGAATATTTGTAGATAAAGAGGATGGTGGTATTTCTATTGACGATTGTGTCGCTATTAGTAACCATCTTAATAAATTATTAGCAGTGGAAGGGATAGATTACAATCGACTTGAGATATCTTCTCCGGGTCTAGACAGACCTCTGACAAAGGAAAATGATTTTATCCGCTTTTCTGGGAAGTTAATAAAAATTAAATTGCGAATAGCGCTACAAGGTCAAAAAAACTTTACTGGAAATATACGAGAAGTCAATGATGGAATATTAGGGTTAGAAGTTGAAGGAAGATTGCTACATATTAAATTAGATAATTTAGAAAAAGCTCGGTTGGTTCCGGAACTATAACTATAGATGCATAAAAAATTGGCTGGAGGAATATGAGCCGCGAGATTTTGCTATTAGTAGATGCCTTGGCACATGAAAAAAATGTTGATAAAGCAATCGTTTTTACTGCCTTAGAAATGGCGCTTGCGTCCGCCACAAAGAAACATTTTCATGAAGATATGGATGTGCAAGTTGTCATTGAGCGGGAAACTGGAAATTATCGGTGTTTTCGTAACAAACTAGTGGTTGCTGATGATGCTGTAGAGAACCCTGCACGGCAAATTTCTTTAAGCGAAGCATTACAGTATGATGCTGATATTAAATTAGGGGACCACATCGAAGAACCTTTAAAGGCAATAGAATTTGATCGTATTGGTGCTCAAGCAGCTAAACAAGTCATCTTTCAGAGAATTCGTGACGCAGAACGAGAACAGAATCTGAATGATTTTCTTGAACGTAAAGAGTATTTGATTGCCGGCACTATTAAGCGCATGGAGCGTGGCAATGCTATTGTGGAATCAGGAAGAATTGAGGCTATTCTTCCTCGTGATCAAATGGTTCCCAAAGAGAATTTGAGGGTTGGAGACCGCGTTCGCGCATATTTGCTTAGAGTTGATCGCTTAACAAAAGGGCCTCAATTAGTTTTATCACGTACTTCTCCTGAATTCTTGATTAAATTATTTCAATTAGAAGTACCTGAAATTGAAGAAGGATTATTAGAAATTAAAATGGCAGCAAGAGATCCTGGCTCACGCGCTAAAATAGCCGTTAAATCAACTGATCCACGCATTGATCCAATTGGAACTTGCGTGGGTATGCGAGGTTCTAGAGTGCAGGCTGTGATAAGCGAGTTGGCGGGGGAGCGAATTGATATTATATTATGGTCGGAAAATCCGGCTACTTTTGTCGTTAATGCGCTTGCACCTGCCGAGATCAGCAGCATTATGGTCGATGAAGATAAACATAGTATGGATATTATTGTCGATGAAGAAAATCTCGCGCAAGCAATCGGCCGCGGGGGGCAAAATGTACGCCTCGCGTCAGAATTAACGGGTTGGAATCTCAATATCATGACAGTAGAGGAATCACAGAAAAAGAATGAAGAAGAAACCTCTAGGATATGTAAGCTGTTCATGGAAAAACTTGGTGTTGATGAAGAAGTAGCGGATATTCTGGTAGAGGAAGGCTTTTCTACACTAGAAGAAATTGCTTACATCCCGCTTAATGAAATGCTTGAAATAGAAGCGCTTGATGAAGAAACGATTAATAAACTACGCAATCAGGCACGTAATACTCTTTTAACTGATGCGATTGCTAGCGAAGGAAAATTTGAACACATATCTGGAGGACTACTTTCACTGGAAGGCATGGATATGCAACTAGTTCGTGAGTTAGCTGCCAAAGGTATTAACACTCAAGAGGAGCTTGCTGATCTTGCCGCAGATGATTTAGTCGAAATGACAGGGATCGATATTGAACGTGCTAATATGCTTATTATAAAAGCGCGAGAACCGTGGTTTAATTAGAATATATTTATATCGATCGTTTTGCTTTGAGCTTGAAATTTTAACTGTCAATACCAATAACATAAGATTAAAACCAAAATAAGATTTGCGTTTTTGAAATGAATTTAGAGTAAAAAGGTTGCTGATGACTCAAATGACTGTAGAAAAATTTGCCAATGAACTGGATGTGTTGCCAGAAGCGTTACTTGACCAGCTTCTGGCTGCAGGCGTCAAGAAGCAATCGATAAGGGATATTTTGACAGAAAAAGATAAAACACAGCTGCTTGACTATCTTCGTAGAGTACACGGCTCGATTGAATCCAAGAAGAAGATCACGTTGACTCGGAGGGAAACTACTGAAATACGACAGTCGGATGGAACTGGTAAAGCTCGGACTATTGAAGTCAAAGTCCGAAAAAAGCGTGTGCTCACTAAGCCAACTGAGCAAGAGGTTGAAAAAGAGGTAGTACTTGAAGCGGCGACTACTTCAGCCCCTGTTATTCCATCAGCATCTACCCGAAAACCAATAATTGATGCAGCGGAACAAGCCTTACGTGAGCAGGAAGCATTAAAACAAGCTGAATTAATTGCCCGTCAAGCAGCCGAGCTTAAAGAAAAGCAGGAAAAAAGAAGAAATATCATTGCTGAAGTTAAAAAAGAACCCAAAAAAGAAGAATTAATTCCAAAAAAAGAAGAGCCAACTCCACCATCTATCACGGAAGAGGTGCCAACTCAAATACCCGCACCCCAGTCAGAACAGGAATTAGCTGAGAGTGCCGAGCACAAGCCTGTTGTTAAAGCTGAACAGGAACTAGCTGAAAGTGCACAGCCTAAACCTGCTGTTAAAGCTGAAGATAAAACAGAGAAGAAGAAAAAACCAGCTAAACAAGAAGAGTTATGGAAAGATGAGGTTGGCAAAAAACGCGAAGCTAAAATACGCGGTGATGTATCTGGCAATCAAGGTTGGCGTGTTCGCAAAGATAAGCAGCATGGTAAATCAAATTTAATTGAGGCGCAAATACAGCACGGGTTTTCTGCCCCTACCGAGCCAGTCGTGTATGAAATTTTGGTACCAGAAACTATATCTGTTGCTGCACTTGCACAAAAGATGTCAGTAAAAGCGGCTGAAGTTATCAAAGTGCTGATGAAAATGGGTACTATGGTAACAATCAATCAGATGCTGGATCAAGATACGGCCATGATCGTAGTTGAAGAAATGGGTCATATTGCAAAATATGCGGCACCTGATAGTCCGGAATCTTTTCTTGAAGAAATTAAAACACCCGTGTCCGAACTGGAGATGGAGCCTCGTGCACCGGTAGTAACGGTAATGGGGCATGTTGATCACGGAAAAACCTCACTATTAGATTATATTCGTAGAACACGTGTGGCAGGTGGTGAAGCTGGGGGAATTACACAGCATATCGGAGCCTACCATGTGGAAACCTCCCATGGGATGATTACTTTTCTTGATACACCGGGGCATGAAGCATTTACTGCAATGCGTGCACGAGGCGCCAAAATTACCGATCTTGTAGTTCTTGTGGTCGCAGCTGATGATGGCGTAATGCCTCAAACTATAGAAGCTATTCATCATGCTAAGGCAGCAAATATTCCTATTGTGGTCGCTGTTAATAAAATAGATAAACCTGAGGCAAATTTTGAACGTATTAAGCAAGAACTCTCAAATCAAGGGGTTGTGTCAGAAGATTGGGGAGGAGAAACCATATTTGCACCTGTTTCAGCTAAAACCGGGCAAGGCATTGATGAGCTTCTTGAAAGCATTTTATTGCAAGCAGAGGTTTTAGAACTTAAAGCAGTCAGAAATGCGCCTGCAAAAGGAGTAGTCATCGAGTCACGCTTGGATAAAGGACGTGGCCCAGTTGCTACTATATTAGTGCAATCTGGTACGTTAAGACGTGGTGATGTTTTATTGGCTGGTGCTGTATTTGGAAGAGTACGGGCGATGCTGGATGAAAAAGGTAGCCCAATTGAAGAAGCTGGAACATCTATACCAGTAGAAATTCAAGGGTTATCTGATGTGCCGATAGCAGGTGAAACAGTGATAGCGCTAGAAGATGAACGTAAAGCACGCGAAATTGCATTGTTTCGCCAAGGTAAATTCCGTGATGTGAAGCTTGATAAACGGCAAATTGCGAAGATGGAAGATGTTTTTGGTCAGAAAGAAGGGGCCAAAATACTCAATCTTATTATTAAAGCAGATGTGCAGGGTTCGTGTGAAGCATTGTCATATGCTTTGCAGAAGCTTACCACCGATGAAGTGAAAATCAATATTATTCATAGTGGTGTAGGTGCAATTATTGAGTCTGATATTAATTTAGCCCTTGCATCTAAAGCTGTCGCAATTGGTTTTAATACTCGTGCTGATGCAAGTGCTCGTAAGTTAATTGCTTCAACAGGTATTGATGTACACTATTATAACGTGATTTATGATGCTGTTGATGAGATTAAAAAAGCGCTTTCTGGCATGATGATGCCAGAACGTAAAGAAAGCATTATTGGCTTGGTTGATATCCGCGAGATATACCGTATTTCAAAGGTAGGTACGGTAGCTGGCTGTTATGTTTTGGATGGTGTAGTAAAACGTGACTCTCTTGTGCGAGTCTTGCGTGATGGTGTGGTAATTCATAGTGGTAGTCTTGATTCTTTGAAGCGCTTTAAAGAAGATGTGAAGGAGGTAAAGGCAGGGTTTGAATGCGGACTTTCACTTAAGAATTTTAATGATATCCAAGTTGGTGACCAGCTAGAGATATATGAAGTTATTGAAACAGCACGTGTTTTATAACACCAGAAATAAATGTCATGCCTAAAGATTATTCTCGAACACAGCGTGTTGCTGATCAGATACAGCGTGAATTAGCTGTACTGATTGAAACCGAAGTTAAAGATCCACGAGTAGGAAGGATCACTATTACTGGTGTAGAGGTAACACGTGATTACTCACATGCCAAAATTTATTATACAAGTCTTGGTAATAAAGAAGATAGGGTTGCGATTGAGGAAGGTTTACAACATGCCAGTGGATTCCTGCGTAGCCAATTATCAAGCAGAATTAGATTGAGAGTAATTCCTCAGCTTCATTTTATTTATGATGAATCAGTTGAACGTGGATTATATCTTTCACAATTAATAGATAAAGCAACAGGCAAAATCTAGCCAATACTCTTTCACTTGGTATGATAGCCTCCGTCCAATTTATTTTTTAACTCAATAAATTACATAAGAAATTTAACTATAAAATATTTACTTTTGAGAAAAGTAGGTAAATAAGATTAGCTATTGCTGTAACTTATTTACCTTATACAATTTTTTCAAAGCTTACAGGAAGTTAACTTATTAAACGTAATATTAGTGGTGTTTTATTACTCAATAAACCCTCTGGTTTAACATCTAATCAATCGCTACAAATCATCAAGCGTTTTTTCGGCGCTACAAAGGCAGGTCATACTGGCACACTTGATCCCATGGCTTCTGGTCTACTGCCTATTTGCTTGGGCGAAGCCACAAAATTCTCAGCCATGTTATTGAACGCAGATAAAACCTATCACGCCACACTGAAGCTGGGTTATCTCAGTTCTACTGGCGACGCAGAAGGGGAGATAATTGCAGCAGTAAGCGCAAAGTTGAATCACGAAAAACTGAGTTTATTGCAAGTACAAGAAGTTTTGCAGACTTTTAAAGGGCACGTTAAACAAACACCTCCTATGTATAGTGCACTGAAATTTAACGGGAAACCTTTATATCACTATGCGCGAAAGGGTAAAGAAGTTGAAAGAAAAAGTCGGGATATTGTTATCTATGATTTATATCTGGACTCATGGATGGGGGATGAAATGTCGCTTGTGGTTCATTGTGGAACAGGAACCTATATACGTACATTGGCTGAAGATATCGGTAAGGCATTGGGATGGGGGGGGGCATATCTTACAAGTTTATGCCGTAGTCAGGTTGGGAATTTTAGGTTGCAACAAGCTTATCAGCTCGATCAATTTCAGGGTGCTTTCTCCTCTGAGTATGATGCTTATTTATATCCTATAGATAGCCTCCTACAGAATTTTCCCTCCATTACGCTCAATGAAGCAGAATCTTTATTTTTATGTCAAGGGCAATGGATAAGGAATAAACATAAAATTGATTTGTCAGGCGGAACCCGCGTTAAACTATATGATAGTAGTGGATTATTTTTTGGGGTAGGGGAAATAACAGAAACTGGAGCAATCGCGCCTAAAAGGCTTATATCGAATAAGATTTAGAAAATTATATTATTAAGTAATATGATTTTCTAACTGTATGGAGTTATAAGTAATAAAATGAAGAGTATTTGCAGTCTAAAAAAGCAGTTTTAGTTTTAGGTTCAATTATTTTCCGGATTTTTTTCCATAACACAAAGTGTCAAAGGTATTTCAGTACGCTATAATATTTAGTTTTAATTAATTGCTAACTATGTTGCAAGGCAGCAATCTGGAATGCGCGCGCGGCGATCGCGTATTATTCAGTGGAATCAATTTTTCTATCAAACCTGGCGAATTGATGCAGGTGCGTGGGCCTAATGGTAGTGGTAAGACAAGCTTATTAAGAATGTTATGCGGATTGACTGTTCCAAGTTCAGGAGAGATTAATTGGAATGGCACCAGTATTCGATCTCTAGGTGCAGATTATTTTAGTATGATCACCTATTTAGGTCATTTGAGCGGTGTAAAAGATGAGTTGACCGCTATTGAAAATTTACGTATTACAAGCGCGCTTGCTGGGGTAGACATTGATGAAAAGATAGCCTATCAAGCCTTGCAGAAAATCGGCTTAGAAGAACGTGAAACCTTATTAGCTAAGGTATTATCGCAAGGCCAAAAACGGAGAGTCGCATTGGCGCGTTTGATATTAGTGAATACAAAGCTATGGATATTAGATGAACCTTTAACTGCATTGGATGTGTCCGCAATTGAATTCATTAAAAATATAATAGAGCAATATTTGGCTCAAGATGGTATGGTGATACTGACAACGCATCAGGAAATTGATATTAGAGCTACCGTAACGCATCAATTATACCTTTCTTGATATGTTGACTTGGGTAATTCGGCGAGATCTATTATTGGCCATGCGCCGGCAGGCTGATGTATTAACGACATTATTTTTCTTTATTATTGTAGTAAGTCTGTTTCCACTTGGGGTGGGGCCAGAAATGAATACACTTCGCATCATGGCTCCGGGAATTGTATGGGTTGCGGCATTATTAGCGTCAATGCTTTCACTTGGACGTATGTTCTCTAACGATTATCTAGATGGAACGCTAGAGCAGATATTGCTTTCACCCACATCCTTGTCGTTATTAGTGCTAGGAAAAATGTTGTCACACTGGCTAATCACAGGAGTTCCACTCGTATTGATGGCTCCAGTATTGGGTATTCAATATGATTTACCTTTCAGCGCGCTGGTAGTATTGACATTATCATTATTATTGGGCACTCCTATACTGAGTTTAATTGGTGCTATAGGTGCGGCGCTTACTTTAGGGCTAAGAGGAGGCGGGGTATTAGTATCCTTATTAGTACTGCCTTTATATATTCCTGTTCTTATTTTTGGAGCGGGCGCAGTCGAAGCCAGTACCGCAGGCCTGGGATTCGAGGCGCATTTCTCATTACTTGGTGCTTTCTTGCTCGTATCCTTAGTTTTTGCGCCGTGGGCAACAGCAGCCTCCCTCAGGATTTCAATGGAATAACATTCAACTAAAAACTTATAAACAAAAATCTAATATGTCGATAAACTGGTATAAATATGCTTCACCTGCAAGTTTTTATTTTCTGGCAGGTAAAATGATTCCGTATTTTTCTATTGCCGCTATAGCGTTGTTAATTATTGGTCTTTATATTGGTTTTTTTGTAGCACCGACTGATTTTCAACAAGGTGAAGCGTATCGTATTATTTTTATTCACGTGCCAGCTGCCTGGATGTCAATGTTTCTCTATGTAGTTATGGCATTTTGGGCGGGAGTTGGTCTTGCTTTTAATACGCGTCTTTCATCGATGATGGCGACAGCTATCGCGCCAACAGGAGCCATGTTCACCTTTATTGCATTATGGACAGGAGCGTGGTGGGGTAAGCCAATGTGGGGAACATGGTGGGTATGGGATGCTCGACTTACTTCAGAATTAATCTTATTTTTTCTTTATATTGGATTTATGTCGCTCCAGGCAGCTATTGATGATCCACGGCGAGCAGATAAAGCTGGTGCAATTATCGCATTAGTAGGGGTAGTTAATATACCTATTATTTATTTCTCAGTTCAATGGTGGAATACATTACATCAAGGCGCCTCCGTCAGTATTGCTCAATCACCCAAAATGGCTACAGCAATGCTTGCAGGAATGTTAATTATGGCACTTGCCGCATGGATGTACTCCATTGCCATGATATTGATGCGAGC
Proteins encoded in this region:
- the ccmB gene encoding heme exporter protein CcmB, whose product is MLTWVIRRDLLLAMRRQADVLTTLFFFIIVVSLFPLGVGPEMNTLRIMAPGIVWVAALLASMLSLGRMFSNDYLDGTLEQILLSPTSLSLLVLGKMLSHWLITGVPLVLMAPVLGIQYDLPFSALVVLTLSLLLGTPILSLIGAIGAALTLGLRGGGVLVSLLVLPLYIPVLIFGAGAVEASTAGLGFEAHFSLLGAFLLVSLVFAPWATAASLRISME
- the ccmC gene encoding heme ABC transporter permease CcmC, with the protein product MSINWYKYASPASFYFLAGKMIPYFSIAAIALLIIGLYIGFFVAPTDFQQGEAYRIIFIHVPAAWMSMFLYVVMAFWAGVGLAFNTRLSSMMATAIAPTGAMFTFIALWTGAWWGKPMWGTWWVWDARLTSELILFFLYIGFMSLQAAIDDPRRADKAGAIIALVGVVNIPIIYFSVQWWNTLHQGASVSIAQSPKMATAMLAGMLIMALAAWMYSIAMILMRARTIILERERHTAWVAELKGMTR